The Falco naumanni isolate bFalNau1 chromosome 1, bFalNau1.pat, whole genome shotgun sequence genome window below encodes:
- the LSM6 gene encoding U6 snRNA-associated Sm-like protein LSm6, with amino-acid sequence MSLRKQTPSDFLKQIIGRPVVVKLNSGVDYRGVLACLDGYMNIALEQTEEYVNGQLKNKYGDAFIRGNNVLYISTQKRRM; translated from the exons ATGAGTCTACGGAAGCAAACCCCTAGTGACTTCCTAAAACAAATCATTGGAAGGCCAGTTGttgtaaaattaaattctggAGTTGATTATCGAG GTGTCCTGGCTTGCCTGGATGGGTATATGAATATAGCTCTGGAACAGACCGAAGAATATGTAAATGGACAATTAAAGAACAAATATGGGGACGCATTTATCCGAGGAAATAATG TATTGTACATAAGCACACAGAAGAGGAGGATGTGA